The following coding sequences are from one Eleginops maclovinus isolate JMC-PN-2008 ecotype Puerto Natales chromosome 13, JC_Emac_rtc_rv5, whole genome shotgun sequence window:
- the abrab gene encoding actin binding Rho activating protein b, whose amino-acid sequence MSDKHTGQRNPSSNRNIRKLRTISVVCSLTGSWQQWVTENEKKQAKEPSGWAPDSLKETKGESTKTWVPKKPPPVQIQPIEASQQSEITSGEAQKTAHMDAKYSSKTEKVNTTAEEPSHIKIKTVVKTVTSGVQEKSAGIELLTERIKKESLPTDEEIDRLLKKKSSPTRRRKCSNMVSSLTKSWKQVESGQELGKEGRGPGEGRYCAGAGHTVAEIGTLDTVDGYSHRINPLKEEEQEHSEGASESAIRIKRPSVPTYKKEAEDANKINALSKKYSTVGNLKSRWQSWASEHTVNQKLNPFSEYFDLDYSMSLRLLKGEEGYGRPKEGTKTAERAKRAEQHIQGEISDMCYVIRTMADPDPDGKTRVTFGQLFDRYVRISDKVVGILMRARKHGKVAFEGEMLWQGQDDGVIITLLV is encoded by the exons ATGTCGGACAAACATACCGGCCAAAGAAATCCGTCCTCCAATAGGAACATCAGGAAGCTGCGCACCATTAGCGTTGTGTGCAGCCTGACAGGAAGCTGGCAGCAGTGGGTGACGGAGAACGAGAAAAAGCAGGCCAAAGAACCTAGCGGTTGGGCTCCAGATTCGCTTAAAGAAACCAAAGGGGAATCCACAAAGACATGGGTCCCAAAGAAACCTCCTCCTGTTCAGatccagccaatagaagcttcACAACAAAGTGAAATCACTTCTGGAGAAGCTCAAAAGACTGCTCACATGGATGCCAAATATTCCTCCAAGACTGAGAAGGTGAACACCACAGCCGAGGAGCCATCTCACATCAAGATAAAGACAGTTGTGAAAACAGTGACCAGCGGTGTTCAGGAGAAAAGTGCTGGCATTGAACTTTTGACAGAGAGGATCAAAAAGGAGTCTTTGCCAACAGATGAGGAGATTGACAGGCTTCTGAAGAAGAAAAGCTCACCTACTCGCCGCCGAAAATGCTCCAACATGGTGTCATCTCTGACCAAGAGCTGGAAGCAGGTCGAGAGTGGGCAGGAGCTTGGAAAAGAGGGTAGGGGCCCAGGTGAAGGACGTTACTGTGCTGGTGCTGGACACACTGTGGCAGAAATAGGGACACTGGACACAGTGGATGGTTATTCACACAGGATAAACcctttaaaagaagaagagcaagaaCACTCTGAAGGTGCCTCTGAGTCAGCAATAAGAATTAAAAGACCCTCAGTCCCTAC GTACAAGAAGGAAGCGGAGGATGCGAACAAGATCAATGCCCTCTCCAAGAAATATAGCACTGTGGGAAACCTCAAGAGCCGCTGGCAGAGCTGGGCTTCAGAGCACACTGTTAACCAGAAACTGAACCCCTTCAGTGAATATTTCGATCTCGATTACTCTATGTCCCTGCGCCTCCTAAAAGGCGAAGAAGGTTATGGACGCCCCAAGGAGGGTACCAAAACTGCAGAGAGAGCCAAACGTGCCGAGCAGCACATCCAGGGTGAAATATCTGATATGTGTTATGTGATCAGGACGATGGCTGATCCAGATCCAGACGGAAAGACCCGTGTCACGTTTGGACAGCTGTTTGACAGATATGTTCGGATCTCTGATAAGGTGGTGGGGATTCTAATGAGAGCCAGGAAGCACGGGAAGGTGGCGTTTGAAGGGGAGATGCTGTGGCAAGGCCAGGATGATGGGGTTATCATTACTCTGCTGGTGTGA
- the LOC134874428 gene encoding zymogen granule membrane protein 16-like produces the protein MLFFAIFALLAASAIAEPETQSYSFSPAAGSGSGSSFTLTGEGRITAVRVWESSYIRGFQFRYGFIWSPVVGFTSGQQQEMELSDDEAVIQISGKYSHYVQSVVFVTSKGRHLEAGQPSGTSFNMYPSHKDAELVLLSGTYHGAITSIAAHWARVVSSADYTEH, from the exons atgcttttttttgccATCTTTGCTCTTCTTGCAGCCTCAGCTATAGCTGAAC CTGAGACTCAGAGCTACTCCTTTTCCCCAGCTGCGGGGTCAGGGAGTGGCTCTTCGTTCACTCTAACTGGTGAGGGAAGAATAACAGCTGTACGAGTGTGGGAGTCATCCTACATACGAGG CTTCCAGTTCCGCTATGGCTTCATCTGGTCTCCCGTTGTGGGTTTCACCAGTGGCCAGCAACAGGAGATGGAGTTGTCTGACGATGAAGCCGTCATCCAGATTTCTGGGAAGTATTCTCACTACGTGCAGTCAGTGGTGTTCGTAACCAGCAAGGGCCGCCATCTTGAAGCAGGCCAGCCCTCAGGCACTTCCTTCAACATGTATCCAAGCCACAAGGATGCTGAGCTGGTCCTCCTTAGTGGCACTTACCATGGAGCAATCACTTCCATTGCAGCACACTGGGCTCGTGTAGTTTCATCTGCTGATTACACTGAGCACTGA